A window of Aquitalea denitrificans contains these coding sequences:
- a CDS encoding putative cobaltochelatase: MKQIYPFAAIVGQQQLKQALLLCAVDPSIGGVLIRGDKGSAKSTAARGLAAILPPIRRVPGCAFNCDPASPLPECSCCQGEHAAAEDAAVPFVNLPLGASEDRVLGSLDFEQALKQARQAFKPGLLANAHRGLLYIDEVNLLADHLVDVLLDVAAMGVNTVQREGLSISHPARITLLGTMNQEEGELRPQLLDRFGLMVDVSAPRDAAIRSEVVRRRLAFEANPQAFAARWQAEGSALQEQIRQAQAMLATVTVSEHLFDFISQLCCEFEVASLRADIVLHKAARALAALDARAQVSAEDIRTAAMLVLPHRRRRKPFEQSGLDQDKLDELTQQAQNPPPPTSAADDTPATEQQPGEQQDTPADDEQDQQSPAGNGGEQVFAARAPQDIGTIRLASHSSDSEASGRRSTVLNARRGHSVRAVPNAQPQALALDATLRHAIQRNPAEFAVTRADLHDKVRTAKQGNLIVLVVDASGSMAAQQRMEQVKGTVLSLLQDAYQRRDQIAVIAFRGRQAELVLPPTRQVEQAEQALHALPTGGRTPLPHALQLAATTLGRQGAQGLSPLLVLLSDGRANVALGEDHADPWQQSLQLAGALADAAIPALVLDTEQAYVKLGRARELAQAMRAEYLPCEQLSSEQLTITIQARLG; this comes from the coding sequence ATGAAACAGATTTATCCGTTTGCCGCCATCGTCGGTCAGCAACAACTGAAGCAGGCGCTGCTGCTGTGCGCGGTGGACCCCAGCATAGGCGGTGTGCTGATCCGTGGAGACAAGGGCAGTGCCAAGAGCACCGCCGCACGCGGGCTGGCGGCCATTTTGCCGCCCATCCGCCGCGTGCCGGGCTGTGCCTTCAACTGCGACCCGGCCTCCCCCTTGCCCGAATGCAGCTGCTGTCAGGGCGAACACGCGGCGGCGGAAGATGCCGCCGTCCCCTTCGTCAACCTGCCGCTGGGTGCCAGCGAAGACCGCGTCCTGGGCAGCCTGGACTTTGAACAGGCGCTCAAGCAGGCCCGCCAGGCGTTCAAGCCCGGTCTGCTGGCCAATGCTCACCGCGGCCTGCTGTACATCGACGAAGTGAACCTGCTGGCCGACCATCTGGTGGACGTGCTGCTGGATGTGGCCGCCATGGGCGTCAACACCGTGCAGCGCGAAGGCCTGTCCATCAGCCACCCGGCGCGCATCACCTTGCTGGGCACCATGAACCAGGAAGAAGGCGAGCTGCGCCCGCAACTCTTGGACCGTTTCGGCCTGATGGTGGACGTAAGCGCCCCGCGCGATGCCGCCATCCGCAGCGAGGTGGTACGCCGCCGCCTGGCTTTCGAAGCCAACCCGCAGGCTTTTGCCGCCCGCTGGCAAGCCGAGGGCAGCGCGCTGCAGGAGCAGATTCGTCAGGCCCAGGCCATGCTGGCCACGGTAACGGTAAGCGAGCATCTGTTCGACTTCATCAGCCAGCTGTGCTGCGAGTTTGAAGTGGCCAGCCTGCGCGCCGACATCGTGCTGCACAAGGCAGCACGGGCACTGGCCGCGCTGGATGCACGGGCACAGGTCAGTGCTGAAGACATCCGCACTGCCGCCATGCTGGTGCTGCCGCACCGCCGCCGCCGCAAGCCTTTCGAGCAAAGCGGGCTGGATCAGGACAAGCTGGACGAGCTGACGCAGCAAGCGCAAAATCCGCCGCCGCCCACCAGCGCAGCCGATGACACCCCCGCTACAGAGCAACAGCCGGGCGAGCAGCAAGACACGCCTGCTGACGATGAACAGGACCAGCAGTCACCAGCAGGCAACGGCGGCGAACAGGTGTTTGCCGCCCGCGCGCCGCAGGACATCGGCACCATCCGCCTGGCCAGCCACAGCAGTGATAGCGAGGCCAGCGGCCGCCGCAGCACGGTGCTGAATGCTCGGCGGGGCCACAGCGTGCGCGCCGTGCCCAATGCCCAGCCGCAGGCACTGGCACTCGACGCCACCCTGCGCCATGCCATCCAGCGCAATCCGGCGGAATTTGCCGTCACCCGCGCCGACCTGCACGACAAGGTGCGTACGGCAAAACAGGGCAATCTGATTGTGCTGGTGGTGGACGCCTCCGGCTCCATGGCCGCACAACAACGCATGGAACAGGTAAAGGGCACGGTGCTCAGCCTGTTGCAGGACGCCTACCAGCGCCGCGACCAGATTGCCGTCATCGCCTTCCGTGGCCGTCAGGCCGAGCTGGTACTGCCACCCACCCGTCAGGTGGAGCAAGCCGAACAGGCGCTGCACGCCCTGCCCACCGGAGGCCGCACCCCGCTGCCGCATGCGCTGCAACTGGCGGCCACCACGCTGGGTCGCCAGGGCGCACAGGGCTTGTCACCGCTGCTGGTATTGCTGAGCGATGGCCGCGCCAATGTGGCGCTGGGCGAAGACCATGCCGACCCGTGGCAGCAAAGCCTGCAACTGGCGGGCGCGCTGGCCGACGCCGCCATCCCCGCGCTGGTGCTGGATACCGAACAAGCTTATGTGAAGCTGGGCCGCGCCCGCGAGCTGGCCCAGGCCATGCGGGCGGAATACCTGCCGTGCGAGCAGCTGTCCAGCGAACAACTCACCATCACGATTCAGGCGCGACTGGGCTGA
- a CDS encoding cobaltochelatase subunit CobN, with product MTQHHQGGIVLLSHAGTDLTALGRAHWPQDFSPVSGIALQQIADENHMQQLLDGPLASARILLLRVLGRVQAIAAFDALRQQALARHQALIILSGTGEPDPELAALSTVPPAIQQDANAYLQAGGSSNMAQLMRYLSDRLLLTGYGYLPPAALPEHGLYHPELSDGCGLDDWCEIRQPGWPTVAISFYRAHWLSGNTRFIDMLVDMLAERQINALPLFTSSLRSQDEAGMPAALQLLRDPRAGEPCVLINTTSFAMGEVNAEGATQASWAVEAFEQLDIPVLQAITSSMTQAQWEASERGLNPLDTAMNVALPEFDGRIIGVPVSFKPEDPASSDYQPLPDRMCRLAGIAARLARLKHTPAADKRVAFIFTNSNSKASQVGNAVGLDSAASLYALLQAMQANGYRMGPLPESSDALMHSLIDRGCYDTDYLSAEQLRQAVARVPLVRYQQWFAELPTQLQQHMLERWGAAPGTAYVDGDQLVFAGMELGNAFVALQPPRGYGMDPDAIYHTPDLPPTHHYYALYCWLRDEWQADAIVHVGKHGTLEWLPGKGVGVSQHCFPDALLGDMPMFYPFILNDPGEGSQAKRRAHSVIIDHLTPPMTTADTYGPLAQLTQLVDEYYQVEMLDPSKLPLLQQQIWDLIKEARLDSDLAAMLGHDHHHHDEHEHGHDHHPHAAHDHHYHAHHDHAHPPKAAQPGYRLSQPAKAASASTVKAGSMQFRPAAKSAGHSHGAHGHEHHHHHDHDHHHDHGHHGHHHHAHDEHEHGHDHAHEWDATLNADGVPLTLAKMEGVDVAHLIEDIDGYLCELGAAQIRDGLHILGQAPQGEALVDMLCALTRLPNLAVPSLPASVAAALGVEWETLQDDKGRRLENVPAPLEMSSPQLLHTRSDAIDHINQLARQLVAHMLNAEAGSIPAVIAAVLPQAGDSQALQQVLDYIQRELLPNLARTHEEIDNLLRGLAGGYVPAGPSGAPTRGMAHILPTGRNFYSVDPRGLPSQAAWQVGSQLANEMLARHRKETGSYPESVSISVWGTSAMRTHGDDIAEILALLGVRPRWQAESRRVAGIEVIPLAELGRPRIDVTVRISGFFRDAFPQLIALVDEAVQTVAELDEDPANNYLRKHYLDDIRQGLLQALPGHAAEPALLRIFGAKPGSYGAGILPLINEQNWQTDADFATAYLNWGGYAYGRQVQGADARDALRHRLSGVEVALHNQDNREHDIFDSDDYLQYHGGMIATIRSLTGRQPRAFFGDSHNPDQPQVRGLKEEVLRVFRSRVANPKWIASIQQHGYKGGLELTATVDYLFGYDATAHVVDDWVYEELAARYALDPAMQQFFADSNPWALNAISERLLEAAQRQLWQQPKPETLAALQQLHLNSEAMLEARGEHPQGRS from the coding sequence ATGACCCAGCACCATCAAGGCGGCATCGTGCTGCTCAGCCATGCCGGCACCGACCTGACCGCACTGGGCCGCGCCCACTGGCCGCAGGATTTCAGCCCGGTATCCGGTATTGCCCTGCAACAGATCGCCGATGAAAACCACATGCAGCAATTGCTGGACGGCCCGCTTGCCAGCGCCCGCATCCTGCTGCTGCGCGTGCTGGGACGGGTACAGGCCATTGCCGCTTTCGATGCCCTGCGCCAACAGGCGCTGGCACGGCATCAGGCGCTGATCATCCTCAGCGGCACTGGCGAGCCGGACCCGGAACTGGCCGCCCTCAGCACCGTCCCCCCGGCCATCCAGCAGGATGCCAATGCCTATCTGCAAGCCGGTGGCAGCAGCAATATGGCGCAGCTGATGCGCTATCTGTCCGACCGCCTGTTGCTGACTGGCTACGGCTACCTGCCGCCAGCCGCGCTGCCGGAACACGGCCTGTATCACCCCGAGCTGTCCGACGGCTGCGGCCTGGATGACTGGTGTGAAATTCGCCAGCCCGGCTGGCCCACGGTGGCCATCAGCTTTTACCGCGCCCACTGGCTGAGCGGCAACACCCGCTTTATCGACATGCTGGTGGACATGCTGGCTGAGCGGCAAATCAACGCGCTGCCGCTGTTTACCTCCTCGCTGCGCAGCCAGGACGAAGCCGGCATGCCGGCAGCACTGCAACTGTTGCGCGACCCACGTGCAGGTGAGCCCTGCGTGCTGATCAACACCACCTCCTTTGCCATGGGCGAAGTCAATGCCGAAGGCGCCACCCAGGCCAGCTGGGCAGTAGAGGCTTTCGAGCAGCTGGACATCCCGGTGCTGCAAGCCATCACCAGCAGCATGACCCAGGCGCAGTGGGAAGCATCCGAACGCGGGCTGAACCCGCTGGACACCGCCATGAATGTGGCGCTGCCGGAATTCGACGGTCGCATCATCGGCGTGCCGGTATCGTTCAAGCCGGAAGACCCGGCCAGCAGCGACTACCAGCCACTGCCGGACCGCATGTGCCGTCTGGCCGGCATTGCTGCCCGACTGGCGCGGCTGAAGCACACCCCGGCGGCGGACAAGCGGGTAGCCTTCATTTTTACCAACTCCAACAGCAAGGCATCGCAAGTGGGCAATGCCGTGGGGCTGGATTCCGCCGCCTCGCTGTATGCGCTGCTGCAAGCCATGCAGGCCAATGGCTACCGGATGGGCCCGCTGCCGGAGAGCAGCGACGCACTGATGCACAGCCTGATCGACCGTGGCTGTTACGACACCGACTACCTCAGCGCCGAGCAACTGCGCCAGGCCGTAGCCCGTGTGCCGCTGGTGCGCTACCAGCAATGGTTTGCTGAACTACCCACCCAGCTGCAACAACACATGCTGGAACGCTGGGGCGCAGCACCCGGCACGGCTTATGTGGATGGCGACCAACTGGTCTTTGCCGGCATGGAGCTGGGCAATGCCTTTGTCGCGCTGCAACCGCCGCGTGGCTATGGCATGGACCCGGACGCCATCTACCACACGCCGGACCTGCCGCCCACCCATCACTACTACGCGCTGTACTGCTGGCTGCGTGACGAATGGCAGGCCGATGCCATCGTGCACGTGGGCAAGCATGGCACGCTGGAATGGCTGCCGGGCAAGGGCGTGGGCGTGTCGCAACACTGCTTCCCCGATGCCCTGCTGGGCGACATGCCCATGTTCTACCCCTTCATCCTCAATGATCCGGGTGAGGGCTCGCAGGCCAAGCGCCGCGCCCATTCGGTGATCATCGACCACCTGACGCCGCCGATGACCACCGCCGACACCTACGGCCCGCTAGCCCAGCTCACCCAGCTGGTGGACGAGTACTATCAGGTGGAAATGCTGGACCCGAGCAAGCTGCCGCTGTTGCAGCAGCAGATCTGGGACCTGATCAAGGAGGCGCGGCTGGACAGCGATCTGGCCGCCATGCTGGGGCATGACCATCATCACCATGATGAACATGAACACGGTCATGACCATCACCCGCATGCGGCGCATGATCACCATTATCATGCACACCATGACCATGCCCACCCGCCCAAGGCCGCCCAGCCGGGCTACCGCCTGAGCCAGCCCGCCAAGGCTGCAAGCGCCAGCACGGTCAAGGCAGGCAGCATGCAGTTCCGCCCGGCGGCCAAGAGCGCCGGCCACAGCCATGGCGCGCACGGGCATGAGCATCATCACCATCATGATCACGACCATCATCATGACCACGGACACCATGGACACCATCACCACGCCCATGATGAGCATGAGCACGGCCACGACCATGCCCACGAGTGGGATGCCACGCTGAATGCCGATGGCGTGCCGCTGACGCTGGCCAAGATGGAGGGCGTGGACGTGGCCCACCTGATCGAGGACATCGACGGCTATCTGTGCGAACTGGGCGCAGCGCAAATCCGCGACGGCCTGCACATTCTCGGCCAGGCCCCGCAGGGCGAGGCACTGGTGGACATGCTGTGCGCCCTCACCCGCCTGCCCAATCTGGCTGTGCCCAGCCTGCCCGCCAGCGTGGCCGCCGCGCTGGGGGTGGAGTGGGAGACATTGCAGGACGACAAGGGCCGCCGCCTGGAAAACGTGCCCGCACCGCTGGAAATGAGCAGCCCGCAACTGCTGCACACCCGCAGCGATGCCATCGACCACATCAACCAGCTGGCCCGCCAGCTGGTGGCCCATATGCTGAATGCGGAGGCGGGTTCGATTCCCGCGGTCATTGCCGCCGTGCTGCCGCAGGCCGGTGACAGCCAGGCCCTGCAACAGGTGCTGGACTATATCCAGCGCGAACTGCTGCCCAATCTGGCGCGCACCCACGAAGAAATCGACAACCTGCTGCGCGGTCTGGCCGGTGGCTATGTCCCGGCAGGCCCCAGCGGCGCGCCCACCCGTGGCATGGCGCACATCCTGCCCACCGGACGCAATTTCTATTCGGTAGACCCGCGCGGCCTGCCCTCGCAAGCCGCCTGGCAGGTGGGCAGCCAGCTGGCCAATGAAATGCTGGCGCGTCATCGCAAGGAAACCGGTAGCTATCCGGAATCGGTCAGCATCAGCGTGTGGGGCACCAGCGCCATGCGCACCCATGGCGACGATATTGCCGAAATCCTCGCCCTGCTGGGCGTGCGCCCGCGCTGGCAGGCGGAAAGCCGCCGCGTGGCCGGCATCGAAGTGATTCCGCTGGCCGAGCTGGGCCGCCCGCGCATTGACGTCACAGTGCGCATCAGCGGCTTTTTCCGCGATGCCTTCCCGCAGCTGATTGCGCTGGTGGACGAAGCAGTACAGACCGTAGCCGAGCTGGACGAAGACCCGGCCAACAATTACCTGCGCAAACACTATCTGGACGACATCCGCCAGGGCCTGCTGCAAGCCTTGCCGGGCCATGCCGCCGAACCGGCGCTGCTGCGCATCTTCGGGGCCAAGCCCGGCAGCTACGGTGCCGGCATTCTGCCGCTGATCAACGAGCAGAACTGGCAGACCGACGCCGACTTCGCCACCGCCTACCTCAACTGGGGCGGCTATGCCTATGGCCGTCAGGTACAGGGGGCCGATGCGCGCGACGCGCTGCGGCATCGCCTGTCCGGCGTGGAAGTGGCGCTGCACAATCAGGACAATCGCGAACACGATATCTTCGACAGCGACGACTACCTGCAGTACCACGGCGGCATGATTGCCACCATCCGCAGCCTGACCGGCCGTCAGCCGCGCGCCTTCTTTGGTGACAGCCATAACCCGGACCAGCCGCAAGTGCGCGGGCTGAAGGAAGAAGTGCTGCGCGTGTTCCGTTCGCGCGTGGCCAACCCCAAGTGGATTGCCAGCATCCAGCAGCACGGCTACAAGGGCGGGCTGGAACTGACTGCCACCGTGGACTACCTGTTCGGCTACGATGCCACCGCCCATGTGGTGGACGACTGGGTATACGAGGAACTGGCCGCCCGCTACGCGCTGGACCCGGCCATGCAGCAGTTTTTTGCCGACAGCAACCCGTGGGCGCTCAATGCCATCAGCGAACGCCTGCTGGAAGCCGCCCAGCGCCAGCTGTGGCAGCAGCCCAAGCCGGAAACCCTGGCCGCGCTGCAACAACTGCATCTGAATAGCGAAGCCATGCTGGAAGCGCGTGGCGAACATCCGCAAGGCCGCTCATGA
- a CDS encoding (2Fe-2S) ferredoxin domain-containing protein translates to MRLHYKHVLMCTGPRCTENGQQAEVMFKQLGQAIDACDGLKVKRTRSHCFAVCKEGPIMVVYPEGVWYRKVDADAVQRIVSEHLQGGVPVEPLIFHRLGSGDVCNESTP, encoded by the coding sequence ATGCGACTGCATTACAAACACGTGCTGATGTGCACCGGCCCGCGCTGTACCGAAAATGGCCAGCAAGCCGAAGTCATGTTCAAGCAACTGGGCCAGGCGATTGACGCCTGCGACGGCCTCAAGGTGAAACGCACCCGCAGCCATTGTTTTGCCGTATGCAAGGAGGGCCCCATCATGGTGGTCTACCCGGAGGGCGTGTGGTATCGCAAGGTGGATGCCGACGCGGTACAGCGCATCGTCAGCGAGCATCTGCAAGGCGGTGTGCCGGTAGAACCGCTGATTTTCCACCGCCTGGGCTCGGGCGATGTCTGCAATGAAAGCACCCCATGA
- a CDS encoding HoxN/HupN/NixA family nickel/cobalt transporter — protein sequence MQAKLNTSISSAGSRRSRHLWVLLPLLAANLLAWGWALSAFADHPAQLGTALLAYLLGLRHAVDADHIAAIDNTVRKLMQENQRPLCVGFFFSVGHSMLVIAAVAAVVFATRALQDGINGFREIGGAISTGVSAFFLLALAAMNLSALRGIWHSFRRARAGEPVCEEQLNILLGNRGLLARLLRPLFRMVSKSWHMLPIGLLFGLGFDTATEIGLFALASSQTADGIPLWNIMVFPVLFAAGMALVDTLDSMLMVEVYGWAFINPIRKLWYNLTITLVSVVVAVCIGGLETLGLIADKLKLSGGAWDVVAMLNENLAHFGYFVVALFALTWLLSAAIYKWKRFDTLPGQQAG from the coding sequence ATGCAAGCAAAACTGAATACATCAATATCGTCTGCCGGCTCGCGCCGCTCCCGTCATCTGTGGGTGCTGCTGCCGCTACTGGCTGCCAATCTGCTGGCCTGGGGCTGGGCACTGAGCGCCTTTGCCGATCACCCGGCCCAGCTGGGCACCGCACTGCTGGCTTATCTGCTGGGCCTGCGCCACGCGGTGGACGCCGACCATATCGCCGCCATCGACAATACCGTGCGCAAGCTGATGCAGGAAAACCAGCGCCCCTTGTGCGTGGGTTTTTTCTTTTCCGTAGGCCACTCCATGCTGGTGATTGCCGCCGTGGCCGCCGTGGTGTTTGCCACCCGCGCCTTGCAGGATGGCATCAACGGCTTTCGTGAAATCGGCGGAGCCATCAGCACCGGGGTTTCCGCCTTCTTCTTGCTGGCACTGGCCGCGATGAACCTGTCTGCCCTGCGCGGCATCTGGCACAGCTTCCGCCGCGCCCGCGCCGGCGAGCCGGTATGCGAGGAGCAGCTCAACATCCTGCTGGGTAACCGTGGCCTGCTGGCGCGCTTACTGCGTCCCTTGTTCCGCATGGTAAGCAAGAGCTGGCACATGCTGCCCATCGGCCTGCTGTTTGGCTTGGGTTTTGATACTGCCACCGAAATCGGCCTGTTCGCACTGGCGTCCTCGCAAACGGCTGATGGCATTCCCTTGTGGAACATCATGGTATTCCCGGTGCTGTTTGCTGCCGGCATGGCGCTGGTGGACACCCTGGACAGCATGCTGATGGTGGAGGTGTACGGCTGGGCCTTCATCAACCCCATCCGCAAGCTGTGGTACAACCTCACCATCACCCTGGTGTCGGTGGTGGTGGCGGTGTGCATAGGCGGGCTGGAAACCCTGGGCCTGATTGCCGACAAGCTGAAGCTGAGCGGCGGTGCCTGGGATGTGGTGGCCATGCTCAACGAAAATCTGGCTCACTTCGGCTATTTCGTGGTGGCACTGTTTGCCCTTACCTGGTTGCTGTCCGCCGCCATCTACAAGTGGAAGCGCTTTGATACCCTGCCCGGCCAGCAGGCCGGCTGA
- the cobD gene encoding threonine-phosphate decarboxylase CobD gives MLEHGGGILRAAEQYGIAVENWLDLSTGLNPQGWPVPPISPRSWQRLPEQDDGLEQAAADYYGSPLLLPVAGSQPAIQLLPTLRPPCRVGMLPLCYAEHPWHWEQHGHQLSRHAPEDIEAAVDTLDVLLLCHPNNPTGTTFSRAQLQDWRARLASRGGWLIIDEAFMDATPQHSLLSDVGLPGLIVLRSVGKFFGLAGARVGFVFAWPALLQQLAEAIGPWSINGPAREVVKLALQDSSWQQAMHEQLAADSQRLQQLLNRHWLAPAGGSCLFQWLQGAHCPALFDFLASQGILVRQFADGPSLRFGLPPDEAGWQRLETALSQWEKP, from the coding sequence ATGCTTGAACACGGAGGCGGCATCCTGCGTGCCGCAGAACAATACGGCATTGCGGTGGAAAACTGGCTGGACCTGTCCACCGGGCTCAACCCGCAAGGCTGGCCGGTGCCGCCCATCAGCCCGCGCAGCTGGCAGCGCCTGCCAGAACAGGACGACGGCCTGGAACAAGCCGCGGCGGATTACTATGGCAGCCCGCTGCTGCTGCCGGTGGCTGGCTCCCAGCCTGCCATCCAGCTGCTGCCCACGCTGCGCCCGCCCTGCCGGGTGGGCATGCTGCCGCTGTGTTATGCCGAACACCCCTGGCACTGGGAGCAACACGGCCACCAGCTCAGTCGCCATGCACCGGAGGACATCGAGGCTGCCGTCGATACGCTTGACGTGCTGCTGCTATGCCACCCCAACAACCCCACCGGCACCACCTTTTCCCGCGCCCAATTGCAAGACTGGCGCGCACGGCTGGCCAGTCGCGGCGGCTGGCTGATCATCGATGAAGCTTTCATGGATGCCACACCGCAGCACAGCCTGCTGAGTGATGTCGGCCTGCCGGGGCTGATCGTGCTGCGCTCGGTAGGCAAGTTCTTTGGCCTGGCAGGTGCGCGGGTGGGCTTTGTATTTGCCTGGCCGGCCCTGTTGCAACAGCTGGCCGAAGCCATCGGGCCGTGGAGCATCAATGGTCCGGCGCGCGAGGTGGTCAAACTGGCCTTGCAGGACAGCAGCTGGCAGCAAGCCATGCACGAGCAACTGGCTGCCGACAGCCAGCGACTGCAACAGCTGCTAAACCGTCACTGGCTGGCACCAGCAGGCGGCAGCTGCCTGTTCCAGTGGCTGCAAGGTGCACACTGCCCGGCCTTGTTCGACTTTCTGGCGAGCCAAGGCATTCTGGTACGCCAGTTTGCCGACGGTCCCAGTCTGCGCTTTGGCCTGCCGCCGGATGAAGCCGGCTGGCAACGGCTGGAAACTGCGCTGTCGCAATGGGAAAAGCCTTGA
- the cbiB gene encoding adenosylcobinamide-phosphate synthase CbiB: MISAVFLLLAVLLDRLLGEPRRWHPLVGYGYLVRQVEHALYPATAQAEPVWRMRLRGVLGISLLLLPPTLLAWWLAGLPWLGQLASVLLMYLAIGAQSLREHAQAVLDALRAGDLPLARYKVSMIVSRNTSELDETAVARATIESVLENGSDAIFAAVFWFLLLGAPGVVLYRAANTLDAMWGYRNERFLHFGWAAARFDDVLNLIPARLTALTYILLGHTHQGWQCWRAQAPTWYSPNAGPVMAAGAGALGVLLGGAASYHGTLKQRPTLGLQRPPVAEDIARAIALVQRSLWLWVGLAMLAGVLMWSFSHA; the protein is encoded by the coding sequence GTGATTTCTGCTGTTTTTCTGTTATTGGCCGTGCTGCTGGACCGCCTGCTGGGCGAGCCGCGGCGCTGGCATCCCTTGGTGGGCTATGGCTATCTGGTGCGCCAGGTGGAACATGCACTTTACCCGGCCACGGCCCAGGCCGAGCCGGTGTGGCGCATGCGCCTGCGCGGCGTGCTAGGCATCAGCCTGTTGCTGTTGCCGCCAACGCTGCTGGCCTGGTGGCTGGCAGGCTTGCCCTGGCTGGGCCAGTTGGCCTCGGTGCTGCTGATGTATCTGGCCATTGGCGCGCAAAGCCTGCGTGAGCATGCCCAGGCAGTGCTGGATGCGCTGCGCGCTGGCGACCTGCCACTGGCCCGCTACAAGGTGTCGATGATCGTCAGCCGCAACACCAGCGAACTGGACGAAACCGCCGTGGCGCGCGCCACCATCGAATCGGTGCTGGAAAACGGTAGTGATGCCATTTTTGCCGCCGTGTTCTGGTTTCTGCTGCTGGGCGCGCCCGGTGTAGTGCTGTACCGCGCTGCCAATACCCTGGACGCCATGTGGGGCTACCGCAACGAACGCTTTTTGCACTTTGGCTGGGCCGCCGCCCGCTTTGACGATGTGCTCAACCTGATTCCCGCCCGCCTCACCGCGCTGACTTACATCCTGCTGGGCCACACCCATCAGGGCTGGCAATGCTGGCGCGCCCAGGCTCCCACCTGGTACAGCCCCAATGCCGGGCCGGTGATGGCCGCCGGTGCCGGTGCGCTGGGCGTGCTGCTGGGCGGTGCTGCCAGTTATCACGGCACCCTGAAACAACGCCCCACGCTGGGCCTGCAACGCCCACCGGTGGCCGAGGACATCGCCCGCGCCATTGCGCTGGTACAACGCAGCCTGTGGCTGTGGGTGGGGCTGGCCATGCTGGCTGGTGTGCTGATGTGGAGTTTTTCTCATGCTTGA